From the genome of Yersinia enterocolitica, one region includes:
- a CDS encoding DUF2127 domain-containing protein has product MLNMKNRFDGNNILGERNIHAVFELSLLLKAILAVMEIISGILTYFVTPQFLLNILHRITQVEFIEDRGDVVAHYLLHAAQNLSISSLHFAAFYLLIHGVVKLWVIIGLWRKKLGYYPAAIVIFSLFIIYQLYRYTFTHSVLLIVITALDVVVIVLTLLEYRRLRQQHKTP; this is encoded by the coding sequence ATGTTGAATATGAAAAACAGATTCGATGGTAACAACATCTTAGGTGAAAGGAATATTCACGCAGTTTTTGAACTGAGCTTATTACTGAAAGCAATCTTAGCCGTGATGGAGATTATCAGCGGTATTTTAACCTATTTTGTGACGCCGCAGTTTTTGCTAAATATTCTGCATCGCATCACGCAAGTTGAATTTATTGAAGACCGTGGCGATGTGGTAGCCCATTATTTACTGCATGCGGCACAAAATCTCTCAATCAGCAGTCTGCATTTTGCCGCATTTTATCTGCTCATCCACGGCGTGGTTAAGTTGTGGGTCATTATTGGATTATGGCGCAAAAAGCTGGGTTATTATCCGGCGGCAATAGTCATATTCAGCTTATTCATTATCTATCAACTCTATCGTTATACCTTCACTCACTCGGTGTTATTGATCGTAATAACTGCGCTGGATGTGGTGGTTATTGTGTTGACGTTGCTGGAGTATCGAAGATTACGCCAGCAGCATAAAACCCCTTAG
- a CDS encoding ABC transporter ATP-binding protein, which translates to MSTLELQQIGKSFQSVTVLDRIDLQVSAGSRTAIVGPSGSGKTTLLRIIAGFETPDHGKVILQGHPVFDNSTHVPAHKRGIGFVPQDGALFPHFTVAGNIGYGLTGTKQDKARRIDELMEMVALDRRLSQLWPHEISGGQQQRVALARALAQRPVLMLLDEPFSALDTALRASTRKAVAELLAQANIASILVTHDQTEALSFASQVAVMRAGKLAHVGPPQELYLRPIDEPTATFLGETLILSANIDTGWADCALGSVRVDDEQRHGLSRIMLRPEQITITPLPADHHYTTHCLAKVINIDFAGFISTLTLYLVESNETVEVKTISREGISIGLMVDLTIIGQAHIFAN; encoded by the coding sequence ATGAGCACGCTTGAACTTCAGCAAATCGGTAAGTCTTTCCAGTCTGTTACCGTATTAGACCGAATTGACTTGCAGGTTTCCGCCGGCAGTCGCACCGCAATTGTTGGGCCATCCGGCTCAGGCAAAACCACGTTGTTGCGGATTATTGCCGGGTTCGAAACCCCCGATCACGGTAAAGTTATTCTGCAAGGTCATCCGGTATTCGACAATTCAACCCACGTGCCAGCGCACAAAAGAGGGATTGGTTTTGTACCGCAAGATGGTGCGCTGTTCCCCCACTTTACCGTCGCGGGCAATATTGGTTATGGACTAACAGGGACCAAGCAGGACAAAGCCCGCCGAATTGATGAACTGATGGAGATGGTCGCACTGGATCGGCGGTTATCACAACTTTGGCCCCATGAGATTTCGGGTGGGCAACAGCAGCGGGTCGCTCTCGCCAGAGCGTTAGCACAGCGGCCGGTACTGATGCTGTTGGATGAACCTTTTTCAGCTCTGGATACCGCCTTACGCGCCTCAACGCGCAAAGCGGTGGCTGAACTGTTGGCACAGGCAAATATTGCCTCCATTTTAGTGACGCATGATCAAACCGAAGCATTATCATTTGCCTCGCAAGTCGCGGTAATGCGGGCGGGTAAACTGGCGCATGTTGGCCCGCCGCAAGAACTCTATTTGCGACCGATTGATGAACCTACAGCGACTTTCCTTGGCGAAACATTGATTCTTTCCGCCAATATTGATACCGGATGGGCTGATTGTGCACTGGGCAGCGTCAGGGTTGATGATGAGCAACGCCATGGATTGAGCCGGATTATGTTACGGCCAGAACAGATTACTATCACCCCTTTGCCCGCAGATCATCACTACACCACTCATTGTCTGGCTAAGGTTATCAATATTGATTTTGCGGGTTTTATCTCAACACTCACCCTATATCTGGTTGAAAGTAATGAAACGGTAGAGGTTAAAACCATCAGCCGCGAAGGTATAAGTATCGGTTTAATGGTTGACCTGACAATTATTGGCCAAGCGCATATTTTTGCTAACTGA
- a CDS encoding iron ABC transporter permease, producing the protein MANISTDIVSVPLHKAAQRQYNHRPGFGIVAIAILLSLLSLLPLGFVIGIAIDTGWPTVKALVFRPRVGELLINTALLVLFTLPLCAIIGVALAWLTERTALPGRRIWSLLAIAPLAVPAFVQSYAWISLVPSMHGLAAGVFISVIAYFPFIYLPASAVLRRLDPGLEDAASSLGSPPTVVFFRVVLPQLKLAVWGGSILIALHLLAEYGLYAMIRFDTFTTAIFDQFQSTFNGPAANMLAGVLALCCLGLLLIEATSRGYNRYARVGSGSARRQTAYSMGTTITLLCLLLPLVLTALSLGVPFITLARWLYIGGIDVWLNPELLPALKQTLALALSGAVIITLCAVPMAWLSVRYPGRLHRVMEGCNYVTSSLPGIVVALALVTITIRVARPLYQTEFTILLAYLLMFTPRALISLRAGIATAPVELENVARSLGKTPTQAVWSTTMRLAAPGAAAGAALVFLAISNELTATLLLAPNGTRTLATGFWALTSEIDYVAASPYALLMVALSLPLTWLLYSQSQRTAGL; encoded by the coding sequence ATGGCTAATATAAGCACCGATATTGTATCGGTTCCACTGCATAAGGCAGCCCAACGGCAGTATAACCATCGCCCGGGGTTTGGGATTGTGGCTATTGCGATTCTGTTGTCACTGCTATCCCTGCTGCCATTAGGGTTTGTTATTGGTATCGCTATTGATACCGGTTGGCCAACAGTCAAAGCCCTGGTTTTTCGCCCCCGCGTGGGCGAACTACTGATTAACACCGCGCTCCTGGTGCTCTTTACCTTACCGCTTTGTGCCATTATTGGCGTTGCACTGGCATGGCTGACCGAGCGTACGGCCCTGCCCGGCAGGCGGATTTGGTCACTATTGGCTATTGCACCGCTAGCCGTACCTGCTTTTGTACAAAGTTATGCATGGATTAGTCTGGTGCCATCAATGCATGGCCTTGCCGCTGGCGTGTTTATCTCAGTAATTGCCTATTTCCCCTTTATTTATCTGCCCGCATCCGCTGTATTACGCCGCCTTGATCCCGGCCTTGAAGACGCAGCATCATCATTGGGTAGTCCCCCAACAGTGGTCTTCTTTCGCGTGGTTCTGCCGCAACTAAAATTAGCCGTATGGGGCGGTTCGATACTGATTGCGCTGCATCTATTAGCGGAATATGGCTTGTATGCCATGATCCGTTTCGATACTTTTACCACCGCTATTTTTGACCAATTTCAATCCACGTTTAATGGTCCGGCGGCCAATATGTTGGCAGGGGTTCTGGCGTTATGTTGCCTGGGGCTATTGTTAATCGAAGCCACCAGCCGTGGCTACAACCGCTATGCTCGGGTCGGCTCCGGTAGCGCCAGGCGCCAAACTGCATATTCAATGGGTACAACCATCACACTACTGTGTCTGTTATTGCCATTGGTACTCACTGCACTCTCGCTGGGCGTGCCCTTTATCACGCTGGCCCGCTGGCTCTATATTGGTGGAATTGATGTGTGGCTGAATCCTGAACTGCTACCAGCCTTGAAGCAAACACTGGCATTAGCACTGAGCGGTGCGGTTATTATTACATTGTGTGCCGTCCCCATGGCATGGCTATCGGTGCGCTATCCGGGGCGCTTGCACCGTGTGATGGAAGGCTGTAATTATGTCACCAGCTCGCTGCCCGGTATCGTGGTCGCGCTGGCGCTGGTGACCATCACTATCCGTGTTGCTCGCCCGCTGTATCAAACAGAATTCACTATTTTGCTGGCTTATTTATTGATGTTTACCCCACGCGCTTTAATCAGTTTACGGGCCGGGATTGCGACCGCCCCGGTCGAATTGGAAAACGTGGCCCGCAGCTTGGGCAAAACACCCACTCAAGCCGTATGGAGCACCACCATGCGCCTTGCTGCTCCTGGCGCCGCTGCCGGGGCGGCACTGGTGTTCCTCGCTATCTCCAATGAGCTGACCGCCACACTATTACTGGCCCCGAACGGCACCCGAACACTGGCGACTGGTTTTTGGGCGTTGACCAGTGAAATTGATTATGTCGCGGCATCACCCTATGCACTGCTGATGGTGGCACTATCTCTGCCGCTAACCTGGCTTCTTTATTCTCAATCGCAACGTACGGCAGGATTATGA
- a CDS encoding iron ABC transporter substrate-binding protein produces the protein MKLRFPSFGPVALLASSMMLAFSVNAASNDEGIVIYNAQHENLVKSWVDGFTKDTGIKVTLRNGGDSELGNQLVQEGNSSPADVFLTENSPAMVLVDNAKLFAPLDAATQAQVAKEYRPEHGRWTGIAARSTVFVYNPDKISEAELPKSIMDLAKPEWKGRWAASPSGADFQAIVSAMLELKGEKATLEWLKAMKTNFTAYKGNSTVMKAVNAGQIDGGVIYHYYRFVDQAKTGENSGKTKLHYFKHQDPGAFVSISGGGVLASSKHQKQAQEFVKWITSKSGQDILRTNTAFEYAVGVDAASNPKLVPLKDLQAPNVEPSKLNSKKVVELMTEAGLL, from the coding sequence ATGAAGTTACGTTTCCCCTCTTTCGGCCCTGTCGCCCTACTGGCTTCCTCAATGATGCTGGCGTTCTCCGTCAATGCCGCATCAAATGATGAAGGTATCGTGATTTATAATGCTCAACACGAAAATCTGGTGAAATCCTGGGTTGACGGTTTTACCAAAGATACCGGCATCAAAGTGACTCTGCGTAATGGCGGCGACAGCGAGTTAGGTAATCAACTGGTTCAGGAAGGCAACTCATCTCCCGCCGACGTTTTCCTGACTGAAAACTCGCCGGCAATGGTGCTGGTCGATAACGCCAAATTGTTCGCACCACTGGATGCCGCCACACAAGCACAGGTTGCGAAAGAGTATCGCCCTGAACATGGTCGTTGGACCGGTATTGCGGCTCGTAGCACCGTGTTTGTCTATAACCCGGATAAAATCAGCGAAGCCGAATTACCTAAATCCATTATGGATTTGGCAAAACCTGAATGGAAAGGCCGTTGGGCTGCCTCACCATCGGGTGCCGACTTCCAGGCCATTGTCAGTGCCATGCTGGAATTGAAAGGCGAAAAAGCCACGTTGGAATGGCTAAAAGCCATGAAAACCAACTTCACTGCTTACAAAGGTAATAGCACCGTGATGAAAGCGGTGAATGCGGGCCAAATCGATGGCGGAGTTATCTATCACTATTACCGTTTCGTCGATCAAGCCAAAACAGGTGAGAACAGCGGTAAAACCAAACTGCATTATTTCAAACATCAAGACCCTGGCGCATTTGTGAGTATCTCCGGCGGCGGTGTTCTGGCATCCAGTAAGCACCAGAAACAAGCGCAGGAATTCGTCAAATGGATCACCAGCAAATCAGGCCAGGATATCTTGCGTACCAACACCGCATTTGAGTATGCCGTTGGTGTCGATGCCGCTTCAAACCCTAAATTGGTGCCACTGAAAGACCTGCAAGCACCGAACGTTGAGCCGTCTAAACTCAACAGTAAAAAAGTGGTTGAGTTAATGACTGAAGCCGGTCTGCTGTAA